Proteins encoded in a region of the Paenibacillus sp. W2I17 genome:
- a CDS encoding S9 family peptidase — MIQFPKPDVEQYFQTYRISHFAVSADEKRLFMDSNLNGQPNIWAMDLPGGYPYPLTYLNQSSQFIKADPQGRHLLTAFDRDGDENYHLYALPPEGGVPLPVVPAEPNDRCYFADLSEDGQRLYYVTSAGNPNYLNSRRIDLETGEDELLYSGEEVTSSLFAVSPDEKSYVILKMYSNTYQTAHLYRNNEEMVILPASERHSQVSDLIFADDNRLLFITNDDSAYAYVAEYRIDTREFRLLCRIEGEDVEFIRWHQASETLYFWTLTGPENRMYVLGKNADEPRRIEMPLDTIEQVNVTKAGNVYILGRGAIQPHNIYRKIAGAESWEPLTANRVTGLDPSDLVYPDVIRYNSYDGLEIEALLFKAKPEQANGYTVFWPHGGPQASEAKFFRPMFQMMLAQGYHVFAPNFRGSTGYGAEFVKMVERDWGEGPRLDCVAGINWLFDQGITSPERLFVVGGSYGGYMTLLLAGRHPELFRAAVDIFGPSNLFTFLESVPEDWKPMMDNWLGDPVRDRERLTKDSPITYLDQMVNPMLVIQGANDPRVVKAESDQIVAALQSKGIDVEYIVLDDEGHGFSRKTNEILVYRRMLEFLQKHQESPVAQA, encoded by the coding sequence ATGATTCAGTTCCCCAAACCGGATGTTGAGCAATATTTTCAGACTTACCGTATTTCGCATTTTGCCGTTTCGGCAGACGAGAAACGTTTGTTCATGGACAGCAATCTGAACGGTCAGCCGAATATTTGGGCGATGGATTTGCCTGGGGGATACCCGTATCCTTTAACGTACTTGAATCAGAGCAGTCAGTTTATTAAAGCAGACCCGCAAGGACGTCATCTTCTTACCGCGTTTGATCGGGATGGAGATGAGAACTATCATCTATATGCACTCCCACCCGAGGGTGGTGTCCCACTGCCTGTAGTTCCGGCAGAACCGAATGATCGCTGTTATTTCGCTGATTTATCCGAGGATGGACAACGTCTCTATTATGTCACCAGCGCGGGTAATCCGAATTATCTGAATTCACGCCGCATCGATCTGGAGACAGGGGAAGATGAACTGTTATATAGTGGGGAAGAGGTTACGAGCAGCCTGTTTGCTGTAAGTCCTGACGAGAAGAGTTATGTTATTTTAAAAATGTACTCCAATACGTATCAGACGGCGCATCTGTATCGTAATAATGAAGAAATGGTGATTCTGCCAGCTTCAGAACGTCATAGTCAGGTTTCCGATCTGATTTTTGCAGATGACAATCGTCTTCTATTCATTACCAATGATGACTCCGCATACGCCTATGTGGCTGAGTACCGTATCGATACCCGCGAATTCCGTTTATTGTGCAGAATCGAAGGGGAAGATGTGGAGTTCATCCGCTGGCATCAGGCTTCCGAGACCTTATATTTCTGGACACTTACAGGGCCGGAGAATCGTATGTACGTATTGGGCAAAAATGCCGATGAGCCTCGGCGCATAGAGATGCCGCTGGATACGATAGAGCAGGTGAACGTTACGAAGGCTGGCAATGTGTATATCCTCGGACGTGGAGCGATCCAACCGCATAACATCTATCGCAAAATAGCAGGTGCTGAGTCCTGGGAGCCGCTCACTGCCAATCGTGTAACCGGACTGGACCCAAGCGATCTCGTGTACCCTGACGTTATTCGGTATAACTCCTACGACGGACTGGAGATCGAAGCTCTCTTGTTCAAAGCAAAACCAGAGCAGGCCAATGGCTACACCGTATTTTGGCCTCATGGTGGGCCGCAAGCATCCGAAGCGAAGTTTTTTCGGCCAATGTTCCAGATGATGCTCGCTCAGGGCTATCATGTCTTTGCACCGAATTTCCGGGGCAGTACCGGATATGGAGCGGAATTCGTCAAGATGGTTGAGCGTGATTGGGGTGAGGGCCCAAGACTGGACTGCGTTGCCGGGATCAACTGGTTGTTTGATCAGGGAATTACATCGCCAGAGCGGTTATTTGTGGTAGGTGGAAGTTATGGGGGATATATGACCCTGTTATTGGCAGGTCGCCATCCGGAGCTCTTCCGGGCTGCGGTCGATATTTTTGGGCCAAGTAACCTGTTCACATTCCTGGAATCCGTACCGGAAGACTGGAAACCGATGATGGATAACTGGCTGGGTGATCCGGTCCGTGACCGCGAACGCCTAACGAAGGATTCACCGATTACGTATCTCGATCAGATGGTTAACCCAATGCTGGTTATCCAGGGTGCTAATGATCCAAGGGTCGTGAAGGCCGAATCTGATCAGATCGTGGCTGCGCTCCAGTCCAAGGGAATTGATGTGGAATACATCGTTCTAGATGATGAGGGTCATGGCTTCTCGAGGAAGACAAACGAGATTCTCGTGTACCGCCGGATGCTGGAGTTTTTGCAGAAACATCAGGAGTCACCCGTTGCACAAGCTTAA
- the fosB gene encoding metallothiol transferase FosB, with protein MNIQGINHLCFSVSNLERAITFYEQALGARIQVKGRKLAYFELAGLWIALNQEDVIRNYTERTYTHIAFTVTEEEFDASVQQLRAAGADILPGRPRDPRDALSVYFTDPDGHLFELHTGTMKQRLDYYREDKAHMTFYP; from the coding sequence ATGAATATTCAAGGAATTAATCATTTGTGCTTTTCCGTATCCAATCTGGAGCGGGCCATTACCTTTTATGAGCAGGCTCTCGGTGCCCGAATTCAGGTGAAAGGACGCAAACTGGCTTATTTTGAGCTTGCCGGTCTGTGGATTGCCCTGAATCAGGAGGATGTTATTCGCAACTATACGGAACGAACCTATACACATATTGCATTTACCGTTACAGAAGAGGAGTTCGACGCGTCTGTGCAGCAGCTGCGAGCAGCGGGGGCGGACATTCTGCCCGGAAGGCCAAGAGATCCGCGGGATGCATTATCTGTATATTTTACCGATCCGGATGGTCATTTGTTTGAACTGCATACAGGTACGATGAAGCAAAGGCTGGATTATTATCGCGAAGACAAAGCTCATATGACCTTTTATCCGTGA
- a CDS encoding glucose 1-dehydrogenase has translation MNPVYPFYGEKTVCKEQKLAFPPQHQDQQPGLETLMVPEPISEDPAYIGSCKLQGKVAIITGGDSGIGRAAAIAFAKEGADIVIAYLYERTDAERTRERIEELGQRCLLIEIDLRLKKNCEAVIRTTMETYGKIDILVNNHGVQYVQPSIVDITEEQLYHTFQTNVFAYFFLIQAALPHLCRGASIINTASITAYKGNTQLIDYSSTKGAVVSLTRVLAQSLAAQGIRVNSVAPGPIWTPLIPASFSAEDVQVFGTDTPMGRAGQPYELAAAYVYLASRDSSYVTGECIHVNGGDMVTT, from the coding sequence ATGAATCCTGTCTATCCTTTTTATGGTGAGAAAACGGTATGCAAGGAGCAAAAGCTGGCCTTTCCACCCCAGCATCAGGACCAGCAACCCGGTCTGGAAACCCTGATGGTGCCTGAACCAATTAGTGAAGATCCTGCCTATATCGGCAGCTGCAAACTCCAAGGTAAGGTTGCCATTATTACGGGTGGTGACAGTGGAATTGGCCGGGCGGCCGCCATCGCTTTTGCCAAGGAAGGTGCGGATATCGTCATTGCTTATCTATATGAACGGACAGATGCCGAAAGGACTCGTGAACGGATCGAAGAACTGGGACAGCGCTGTCTATTAATCGAGATTGATCTCCGCTTAAAGAAAAACTGTGAAGCCGTCATTCGCACAACCATGGAAACCTACGGGAAGATCGATATTCTGGTCAACAATCATGGCGTACAGTATGTGCAGCCAAGCATCGTTGATATTACAGAAGAACAGCTGTATCACACCTTTCAGACGAATGTGTTCGCCTATTTCTTTCTGATTCAGGCCGCTCTCCCCCATCTGTGCAGAGGTGCCTCCATCATCAACACGGCTTCCATTACGGCATATAAAGGTAACACTCAACTGATCGACTACTCCTCTACCAAAGGAGCCGTCGTATCGCTGACTCGTGTACTCGCCCAATCGCTCGCTGCACAGGGAATCCGTGTGAATTCCGTCGCCCCGGGACCCATCTGGACACCGCTCATCCCTGCCAGTTTCTCCGCTGAGGATGTACAGGTATTTGGAACAGATACGCCTATGGGTCGGGCTGGTCAGCCTTACGAACTGGCGGCAGCCTACGTTTATCTCGCTTCCCGCGATTCATCTTACGTCACAGGTGAATGCATTCATGTAAATGGTGGCGATATGGTAACGACATAG
- a CDS encoding gamma-glutamyltransferase family protein encodes MNFDPLYQPYPSYRVPVYAKKGMVATSQPLAAQAGLDVLKKGGNAIDAAIATAAALTVLEPTSNGIGGDAFALVWTEGKLHGLNASGPAPQGISIEALQAAGYTEMPKLGVVPVTVPGAPAGWAELSRRFGRLTLAEALEPAIRYAEEGYPLAPGLARHWARAAEVYARQGDAEAGRAWFETFAPGGRVPAAGEMWRSPDHAATLRQIGESEARDFYEGELAERIHSYMTEHGGYLTKDDLAAFQPEWVDPISVSYRGYDVWEIPPNGQGLIALAALNLLKGYEFDEKESVLAYHRQLEAMKLAFADGEKYITEERKMGVTVEELLSEVYAEERRKLIGDTARAPEAGDPRASGTVYLATADGEGNMVSFIQSNYMGFGSGLVVPGTGIALQNRGHNFSLDPNHANALEPGKRTYHTIIPGFLTRGSEAVGPFGVMGGFMQPQGHVQVVMNTIDYHLNPQAALDSPRWQWTKGKTILLEPGFPQHIAQALARKGHDIQVALDPSQFGRGQIIWRNPDNGVLCGGTETRADGSIAAW; translated from the coding sequence ATGAACTTCGATCCACTCTACCAACCGTACCCCTCTTACCGCGTGCCTGTGTATGCGAAAAAAGGCATGGTCGCCACGTCTCAGCCACTGGCTGCACAAGCCGGTCTGGATGTTTTGAAAAAAGGCGGCAATGCCATCGATGCCGCCATTGCAACTGCGGCAGCACTCACGGTGCTGGAGCCAACGTCCAATGGCATTGGAGGCGATGCTTTTGCCCTCGTCTGGACCGAGGGCAAACTGCATGGCCTGAATGCCAGCGGCCCTGCGCCTCAGGGCATATCCATTGAGGCGCTTCAAGCGGCAGGCTATACGGAGATGCCGAAGCTTGGGGTTGTTCCGGTGACGGTGCCTGGCGCACCGGCGGGTTGGGCTGAGCTAAGCCGCCGTTTCGGGCGGCTCACGCTGGCGGAAGCGCTGGAACCGGCCATCCGCTATGCGGAGGAAGGTTATCCGCTTGCGCCTGGGCTGGCCCGCCACTGGGCAAGGGCAGCCGAGGTCTATGCACGCCAGGGTGATGCGGAAGCAGGGCGTGCGTGGTTTGAGACATTTGCTCCAGGCGGGCGTGTTCCCGCAGCTGGAGAGATGTGGCGCTCGCCGGATCATGCGGCGACTTTGCGCCAGATTGGCGAGAGCGAAGCGCGAGACTTTTACGAAGGAGAACTGGCAGAGCGCATTCATTCCTATATGACAGAACACGGTGGTTATCTGACCAAAGATGATCTGGCGGCATTCCAGCCCGAGTGGGTGGATCCCATCTCTGTCTCCTATCGTGGATACGATGTATGGGAGATCCCGCCGAATGGACAAGGACTGATTGCTCTGGCAGCGCTTAATCTGCTGAAAGGTTACGAATTCGACGAGAAAGAATCTGTTCTGGCGTATCATCGGCAACTTGAAGCCATGAAGCTGGCATTTGCCGATGGGGAGAAATATATTACCGAAGAACGCAAAATGGGTGTCACGGTGGAGGAACTGCTGTCCGAGGTATACGCGGAAGAACGGCGCAAACTCATTGGTGATACCGCACGTGCACCTGAGGCAGGTGATCCACGAGCAAGTGGAACGGTCTATCTGGCTACGGCGGATGGTGAAGGCAACATGGTTTCCTTTATCCAGAGTAACTACATGGGCTTCGGATCTGGACTCGTCGTTCCGGGGACAGGCATTGCCTTGCAGAATCGCGGACATAATTTCTCACTGGACCCGAATCATGCAAACGCCTTGGAGCCGGGCAAACGAACCTATCACACCATCATTCCGGGGTTCCTCACCCGCGGCAGCGAAGCGGTTGGGCCATTCGGTGTCATGGGTGGTTTCATGCAACCGCAGGGGCATGTACAGGTGGTCATGAATACGATTGATTATCACCTGAACCCACAGGCCGCCTTGGATTCTCCACGCTGGCAGTGGACGAAGGGCAAAACAATTCTCCTGGAACCGGGGTTCCCACAGCACATTGCACAGGCACTCGCCCGCAAAGGACATGATATTCAAGTGGCACTCGATCCATCCCAGTTTGGACGTGGTCAGATCATCTGGCGCAACCCGGACAATGGCGTATTATGCGGGGGTACGGAAACCCGAGCCGACGGCTCGATTGCGGCTTGGTAA
- a CDS encoding BMP family protein, producing MKTNKNRRAGLGLTLMMILTVLILGACSVNNTTTATDTRTKVGIVLTEVGLGDRSFNDAAFDGLVQARNEKSIVFDYREPGDNAEAAFEEFAKAKFDLVIGLSDAVQADMEKVAAKYPDQQFLMIDSQSELPNIASISFRAEEGSYLAGVIAAMASTEDHVGFLGGIEIPVLRNFEQGFKQGVLAVKPDATVDVVYAGDFGNADLGEQLAVQMIQEKGADVIYVAAGLTGVGALTEIQKLGKYAIGVDTDQFFLAEKAILTSMLKNVDVSIYNAVNTFVQNNHTFPQKEIVEGLAENAVGLTALHNITLSDEQQQTFEDLKAKISSGQIKIKLDQ from the coding sequence ATGAAAACAAACAAGAACAGACGCGCAGGTCTAGGTCTCACCCTAATGATGATCCTGACGGTACTGATCCTGGGGGCATGTTCAGTCAATAATACAACAACGGCAACAGACACGAGAACAAAGGTCGGGATCGTGCTTACGGAAGTGGGTCTGGGTGACCGTTCTTTTAATGATGCTGCTTTTGATGGACTGGTTCAGGCCAGAAATGAGAAAAGTATTGTCTTTGACTATCGTGAACCCGGCGACAATGCCGAAGCTGCATTTGAAGAGTTTGCGAAAGCCAAATTTGATCTGGTTATCGGTCTGAGTGATGCTGTCCAAGCGGATATGGAGAAAGTTGCAGCCAAATATCCTGACCAGCAGTTCCTCATGATTGACAGTCAGTCCGAACTGCCTAACATTGCTTCCATTTCATTCAGGGCGGAAGAAGGAAGTTATCTGGCAGGTGTTATTGCCGCTATGGCTTCAACGGAAGATCATGTTGGCTTCCTTGGTGGAATAGAGATACCGGTCCTTCGTAATTTCGAGCAGGGTTTTAAGCAAGGTGTTCTGGCTGTCAAGCCGGATGCAACCGTTGATGTCGTCTACGCAGGGGACTTCGGTAATGCCGATCTCGGTGAACAACTGGCTGTACAGATGATTCAGGAAAAGGGCGCTGACGTGATTTACGTTGCTGCCGGTCTCACAGGCGTTGGCGCACTGACGGAGATTCAGAAATTAGGGAAATACGCCATCGGTGTAGATACCGATCAATTCTTTTTGGCGGAAAAAGCCATTCTTACGTCCATGCTGAAAAATGTGGATGTCTCTATCTATAATGCCGTTAACACGTTTGTTCAAAACAATCATACCTTCCCTCAAAAGGAAATCGTGGAGGGGCTGGCGGAGAACGCCGTGGGTCTGACTGCTCTACATAATATCACGCTCAGTGATGAACAACAGCAAACCTTCGAAGATCTGAAAGCAAAGATCTCTTCCGGTCAAATCAAAATTAAGCTTGATCAATAA
- a CDS encoding methyl-accepting chemotaxis protein, whose product MKLQGKLILNALISLLLCLVLVAYIIMQLLNMNAKNQNLVPAMLKVSELNANQIQTQQALDVYSFSMTAGNQDAVLRLLDEGQTMIQELTDGLLETDQQLQLIQSIETKLTALNEGATEAMSAMNSAEAKRYSTRVRGIQNDIYSLDEMTRDRYDQYTVDLEHDIQQTWQTALVGAIVLLVAVMLFNMYTSRQIAKRIRTLKDAAGQIADGDLTGQLPEARGKDELDDLSRSFGIMTHNIRGIIQSIGEAGHRVDLMAQDIDRGNDTAQAIVQQVSRTTEELSIGSQKIAEDLSETVMVVDKMQSTFNSNLEATSQSVIDGREVLTTVEEGNKAVAEQLRLAEVNRMAMSEVEQTVRELEESAVRITTMTAYVSEIAKQTTMLSLNASIEAARAGEAGRGFAVVAGEVNKLAEQSAQSVKHIYAAVGEITTSMDKVKNSVAQSMQLFGEQEQATGQTRESFSAIRESVERISTGIHQLAEDMQHSNELSTQVQQAIENISAITEQSAASSEEITASTSEQQRSFADASIKVKSLRDISAEMHQELLRFRL is encoded by the coding sequence ATGAAACTACAGGGAAAACTGATACTTAATGCTCTAATTTCACTACTTCTATGCCTTGTGCTAGTCGCTTATATCATCATGCAATTGCTCAACATGAATGCCAAAAATCAAAATCTGGTACCCGCCATGCTCAAGGTGAGTGAACTGAACGCCAATCAGATTCAGACCCAGCAGGCGCTGGACGTCTACTCATTCTCCATGACAGCAGGAAACCAGGACGCCGTACTTCGCTTGCTGGATGAAGGCCAAACGATGATTCAGGAGCTTACGGACGGATTACTCGAAACGGATCAGCAGTTACAACTTATTCAGTCCATCGAGACGAAGTTAACAGCTCTCAACGAGGGAGCCACCGAAGCGATGAGCGCGATGAACAGTGCGGAAGCGAAACGTTACAGCACTCGGGTTCGGGGCATACAGAATGATATCTATTCGTTAGATGAGATGACTCGGGATCGTTATGATCAATACACCGTTGATTTGGAACATGACATTCAGCAAACGTGGCAAACCGCTCTGGTAGGAGCCATCGTATTGCTCGTCGCCGTAATGCTGTTTAATATGTATACTTCACGTCAGATCGCCAAGCGTATTCGAACACTCAAAGACGCCGCGGGACAAATTGCGGACGGTGACCTGACCGGACAATTACCGGAAGCTCGGGGCAAAGATGAACTCGATGACCTGAGTCGCTCCTTCGGTATCATGACTCATAATATCCGCGGCATTATTCAATCGATTGGTGAAGCGGGTCATCGTGTCGATCTGATGGCGCAAGATATTGACCGTGGCAATGATACGGCCCAAGCGATTGTGCAGCAAGTATCCCGCACCACGGAGGAACTGTCGATTGGCAGTCAAAAGATTGCCGAGGATCTGAGTGAAACGGTGATGGTTGTGGACAAAATGCAGTCTACTTTCAATAGCAATCTGGAGGCCACTTCCCAATCGGTGATCGATGGTCGTGAAGTATTAACTACCGTTGAGGAAGGTAATAAGGCTGTAGCGGAGCAACTCCGCCTGGCCGAAGTAAATCGTATGGCGATGTCCGAGGTGGAACAAACGGTGCGGGAACTGGAAGAAAGCGCGGTTCGAATCACTACAATGACGGCATATGTATCAGAGATTGCCAAACAAACGACTATGCTCTCGTTAAATGCCTCCATAGAGGCTGCTCGCGCTGGAGAAGCCGGACGTGGCTTCGCTGTTGTTGCGGGCGAGGTGAACAAACTCGCCGAACAATCTGCGCAATCGGTCAAACATATCTATGCGGCTGTGGGCGAGATCACAACCTCCATGGATAAGGTGAAGAACTCTGTAGCACAGAGCATGCAGTTATTCGGCGAACAGGAACAAGCCACTGGCCAGACTCGCGAATCTTTCTCTGCCATTCGTGAAAGTGTGGAACGCATTAGTACAGGTATCCATCAGCTTGCTGAGGACATGCAACACTCCAATGAACTCAGTACACAGGTGCAACAGGCCATCGAAAATATCAGTGCCATCACCGAGCAGTCGGCTGCCAGCAGTGAAGAGATCACCGCCTCCACGTCGGAACAACAACGTTCCTTCGCTGATGCAAGTATCAAGGTGAAGTCATTGCGAGATATCAGTGCAGAGATGCATCAGGAACTGCTGCGATTCAGGCTGTAA
- a CDS encoding NAD(P)H-hydrate dehydratase: MFIVTAEQMRAVDEHTIQQLGIPAASLMENAGRAIAEEVIKLCREGQAEGRIEDSEQLGYSSKTDARRAHTGPGDRQGYGGDIIADPALVMERPGDQQWYMLIGKGNNGGDGLVAARHLVEAGLGVTLVYADAPDALRGEAAVQRDAAAKLGIPALVHGREAVDFSRCTGIVDALLGTGSRGVPRGAYAALIEAANDSGKPVVSADVPSGLDADTGEVYEPCIQARVTVCLALLKRGLVQYPGASAAGRIVVRAIGIPARLAPEHGPSVRLLTDEVLRGALRVDTGRLRAPDGHKGTYGHVLLAAGSLPMSGAGLLSAKAALRAGCGLATWALPAALLPHVIGTVPELMLAAATDGDSGEWNAASASAVLRLAESRDVLATGPGLGRFKGDTDWLRRLWQQSDRPLVIDADALNMLADAGPHGPRDLGQRSAATILTPHPGEMGRLLGMSTQEVQRDRIGHAAKYAREQGVTLVLKGARTVIATPTGEAYINTTGHAGMATGGAGDVLTGIIAGLLAQGLSAEQAAAFGVYLHGHAAERAALLRGDPSSLLAGDIIDAL; encoded by the coding sequence TTGTTTATCGTAACCGCTGAACAGATGAGAGCTGTGGACGAGCATACCATTCAACAGCTCGGTATTCCGGCAGCAAGTCTAATGGAGAATGCAGGCCGCGCCATAGCCGAGGAAGTGATCAAGCTGTGCCGGGAAGGGCAGGCAGAAGGCCGGATTGAGGATTCAGAGCAGCTTGGCTATAGCAGCAAGACCGATGCTAGGCGGGCACACACCGGGCCCGGTGATCGGCAAGGTTATGGTGGCGACATCATCGCCGATCCGGCGCTGGTGATGGAGCGCCCGGGAGATCAGCAGTGGTACATGCTGATCGGCAAGGGCAATAATGGCGGCGATGGGCTAGTGGCCGCGCGCCATTTGGTTGAAGCAGGGCTTGGCGTGACATTGGTCTACGCCGATGCCCCTGATGCACTGCGGGGCGAAGCAGCAGTGCAACGGGATGCCGCTGCGAAGCTTGGCATCCCTGCTCTTGTCCACGGGCGCGAAGCCGTGGACTTCAGCCGGTGCACAGGCATCGTGGATGCGCTGCTGGGCACCGGCTCGCGGGGAGTGCCGCGCGGAGCTTACGCGGCGCTGATTGAGGCGGCGAACGACAGCGGCAAGCCGGTTGTGTCCGCCGATGTGCCAAGCGGGCTGGACGCCGACACCGGAGAGGTGTACGAGCCCTGCATTCAAGCCCGGGTTACCGTATGTCTCGCACTGCTTAAGCGCGGGCTCGTGCAGTACCCGGGCGCTTCTGCCGCGGGGCGCATTGTGGTGCGCGCCATCGGCATTCCCGCGCGGCTTGCGCCAGAGCATGGCCCCTCGGTCCGTCTGCTGACGGACGAGGTGCTGCGCGGTGCGCTGCGCGTGGATACAGGCCGCCTCCGAGCACCGGACGGCCACAAGGGCACCTACGGCCACGTGTTGCTGGCCGCAGGAAGTCTGCCGATGAGCGGCGCTGGCCTGCTCTCGGCCAAGGCCGCGCTGCGCGCAGGCTGCGGGCTCGCCACATGGGCGCTGCCCGCGGCACTGCTGCCGCATGTCATCGGCACCGTGCCCGAGCTCATGCTTGCTGCCGCCACCGATGGCGACAGCGGCGAATGGAACGCGGCTTCCGCCTCCGCCGTGCTGCGTCTCGCGGAGAGCCGCGACGTGCTCGCGACCGGCCCCGGCCTCGGCCGCTTCAAGGGCGACACAGACTGGCTGCGCCGTCTGTGGCAACAATCGGATCGTCCGCTCGTCATCGACGCGGACGCCCTCAACATGCTGGCAGACGCTGGCCCACATGGGCCTCGCGACTTGGGCCAGCGAAGTGCGGCGACAATCCTGACGCCGCACCCTGGCGAGATGGGCCGACTGCTGGGCATGTCGACCCAAGAGGTGCAGCGTGACCGTATTGGACACGCTGCAAAATACGCCCGCGAGCAGGGCGTAACCCTTGTGCTCAAGGGAGCACGAACGGTCATCGCAACGCCAACCGGCGAGGCGTACATCAACACCACCGGGCACGCCGGCATGGCGACTGGCGGTGCCGGAGACGTGTTGACCGGCATCATCGCCGGTCTGCTTGCCCAAGGGCTCAGCGCGGAGCAAGCCGCCGCGTTCGGCGTATATCTCCACGGACATGCCGCCGAACGTGCAGCACTGCTGCGCGGTGACCCATCGTCCCTGCTGGCCGGAGACATCATCGACGCACTGTGA
- a CDS encoding NAD(P)-dependent oxidoreductase: protein MKVAIFGATGAIGKTILWELMDRGHEVTAVVRDPSKVEMVHERLRVEQGDLLNPDQVADFAAGQEVVVSAYGPKFGGEEEMLEVTRSLIEGVRRAKAGRLVVVGGAGSLLTESGDMLMDTPGFPEEVKPLAKAHAEAYDLIEASGIHWTYMSPAATITTGRRTGQFRVGMNRVITDDIGESSISVGDFAAALVDELDDPQFIQARFTVGY, encoded by the coding sequence ATGAAAGTAGCCATTTTTGGAGCAACCGGAGCGATTGGCAAGACGATACTGTGGGAGCTGATGGATCGTGGGCATGAAGTGACAGCGGTGGTGCGTGACCCTTCGAAGGTTGAGATGGTTCATGAGCGTTTGCGTGTAGAACAGGGAGATCTGCTTAACCCGGATCAAGTGGCTGATTTTGCAGCGGGTCAAGAAGTGGTTGTGAGTGCATATGGACCGAAGTTCGGTGGAGAAGAAGAGATGCTGGAAGTGACACGTTCGTTGATCGAGGGTGTGCGCCGGGCAAAAGCAGGACGTCTGGTTGTAGTTGGTGGAGCGGGAAGTTTGCTAACCGAATCCGGTGATATGCTGATGGATACGCCGGGATTCCCGGAAGAAGTCAAACCACTGGCAAAAGCACATGCAGAAGCCTATGACCTGATTGAAGCATCAGGTATTCACTGGACCTACATGAGCCCTGCTGCGACAATCACAACAGGACGTCGGACAGGCCAGTTCCGGGTTGGCATGAACCGTGTGATTACGGATGATATCGGGGAAAGCTCGATTTCCGTTGGCGATTTTGCAGCGGCTTTGGTGGACGAACTGGACGATCCGCAATTTATCCAAGCTCGGTTTACGGTAGGTTATTAA